One window of the Archangium primigenium genome contains the following:
- a CDS encoding lysophospholipid acyltransferase family protein: MERPPLAKRLKRFLRYLLVRAVLGFVSALPLGLARTLGAGFGRFAFAVAGGERRKALKSLARAFPERSDAERHALARASFRHLGMAAFEVGATTSLDANLEHLVRWDAEDRAVLEAALARGKGVVFVSGHVGNWELLARRVARAGYPSQSIAKETTDPRLTALVERFRAQGGVRSIWRGQEGAARAMLRALKAGEILGLLIDQDTRVQSLFVPFFGELAATPRAAADLALRTGAAVVVGFCQREGQGYRLWTEEVAWPAGPDREADALGLTAALSARIEAAIRRAPEQWVWMHQRWKTRPPA; the protein is encoded by the coding sequence GTGGAGCGTCCACCCTTAGCAAAACGCCTCAAGCGCTTCCTGCGCTACCTGCTGGTGCGTGCGGTTCTGGGCTTCGTGAGCGCGCTGCCCCTGGGGCTCGCCCGGACCCTCGGTGCGGGCTTTGGCCGCTTCGCCTTCGCCGTGGCCGGGGGCGAGCGCCGCAAGGCCCTCAAATCCCTGGCCCGCGCCTTCCCGGAGCGCTCCGACGCGGAGCGTCACGCGCTCGCCCGGGCCTCCTTCCGCCACCTGGGCATGGCCGCCTTCGAGGTGGGGGCCACCACGTCCCTGGACGCGAACCTGGAGCACCTGGTGCGCTGGGACGCGGAGGACCGGGCGGTGCTGGAGGCGGCGCTCGCGCGGGGCAAGGGCGTGGTGTTCGTCTCCGGGCACGTGGGCAACTGGGAACTGCTCGCCCGGCGCGTCGCCCGCGCGGGCTACCCGAGCCAGAGCATCGCCAAGGAGACCACGGACCCGCGGCTCACCGCGCTGGTGGAGCGCTTCCGGGCCCAGGGCGGCGTGCGCAGCATCTGGCGCGGCCAGGAGGGCGCGGCGCGCGCCATGCTCCGGGCGCTCAAGGCGGGAGAAATCCTCGGCCTGCTCATCGATCAGGACACGCGCGTGCAGTCGCTCTTCGTGCCCTTCTTCGGGGAGCTGGCGGCCACGCCTCGCGCCGCGGCGGACCTGGCGCTGCGCACCGGGGCCGCCGTGGTGGTGGGCTTCTGCCAGCGCGAGGGGCAGGGCTACCGCCTGTGGACCGAGGAGGTGGCGTGGCCCGCGGGGCCGGACCGCGAGGCGGATGCCCTCGGCCTCACGGCGGCCCTGTCCGCGCGCATCGAGGCGGCCATCCGCCGCGCCCCCGAGCAGTGGGTGTGGATGCACCAGCGCTGGAAGACGCGGCCTCCGGCCTGA
- a CDS encoding UDP-glucose dehydrogenase family protein has product MHIAIIGTGYVGLVAGTCFADSGNDVTCVDIDARKIAQLQRGEVPIYEPGLEELIRKNTREKRLSFTTDLAAAVAPAQVVFIAVGTPEGESGEADLQYVLAAAEQVGRAMRHYTVVVDKSTVPVGTADKVREAISRVTQVEFDVVSNPEFLKEGAAMDDFFKPDRVVIGAESERARKLMGQLYAPFVRTENPILYMDTRSAELTKYAANAMLATRISFMNDMAVLCEKVGADVDFVRKGMGADKRIGYPFLFPGVGYGGSCFPKDVKALVAKGRELGLELDLLRAVERTNERQKRLLVNKALKHFGSLDGRTFAVWGLAFKPKTDDMREAPSIEVIEGLLAKGAKVAAHDPVAERTARRVFGDRIRYTSLPYEALEGADGLFVVTEWNEFRHPDFERMKTLMKSPVIFDGRNIYDPERMQELGFAYMGLGRRS; this is encoded by the coding sequence ATGCACATCGCCATCATTGGAACAGGCTACGTGGGACTCGTGGCGGGGACGTGTTTCGCGGACTCGGGAAACGACGTCACCTGCGTGGACATCGACGCGCGGAAGATCGCCCAGTTGCAGCGCGGCGAGGTCCCTATCTACGAGCCCGGCCTGGAGGAGCTCATCCGCAAGAACACGCGGGAGAAGCGCCTGTCCTTCACCACGGACCTGGCCGCCGCGGTGGCGCCCGCCCAGGTGGTGTTCATCGCCGTGGGCACGCCCGAGGGCGAGAGCGGTGAGGCGGATCTCCAGTACGTCCTGGCCGCGGCCGAGCAGGTGGGCCGCGCCATGCGCCACTACACGGTGGTGGTGGACAAGAGCACCGTGCCGGTGGGCACCGCGGACAAGGTGCGCGAGGCCATCTCCCGCGTGACGCAGGTGGAGTTCGACGTCGTCTCCAACCCCGAGTTCCTGAAGGAGGGCGCCGCCATGGACGACTTCTTCAAGCCGGACCGGGTCGTCATCGGCGCCGAGTCCGAGCGGGCGCGCAAGCTCATGGGCCAGCTCTACGCCCCCTTCGTGCGCACGGAGAACCCCATCCTCTACATGGACACGCGCTCGGCGGAGCTCACCAAGTACGCCGCCAACGCCATGCTCGCCACGCGCATCTCGTTCATGAACGACATGGCCGTGCTCTGCGAGAAGGTGGGCGCGGACGTGGACTTCGTGCGCAAGGGCATGGGCGCGGACAAGCGCATCGGCTACCCCTTCCTCTTTCCGGGCGTGGGCTACGGCGGCAGCTGCTTTCCCAAGGACGTGAAGGCGCTCGTGGCCAAGGGGCGCGAGCTGGGCCTGGAGTTGGACCTCTTGCGCGCCGTGGAGCGCACCAACGAGCGGCAGAAGCGGCTGCTCGTGAACAAGGCGCTCAAGCACTTCGGCTCGCTGGACGGGCGCACCTTCGCGGTGTGGGGCCTGGCCTTCAAGCCCAAGACGGACGACATGCGCGAGGCCCCGTCCATCGAGGTCATCGAGGGCCTGCTGGCCAAGGGCGCCAAGGTGGCGGCGCATGACCCGGTGGCCGAGCGCACCGCGCGCCGCGTCTTCGGCGACCGCATCCGCTACACCTCCTTGCCCTACGAGGCCCTGGAGGGCGCGGACGGCCTCTTCGTCGTCACCGAGTGGAACGAGTTCCGCCACCCGGACTTCGAGCGCATGAAGACGCTCATGAAGAGCCCCGTCATCTTCGACGGCCGCAACATCTACGACCCCGAGCGCATGCAGGAGCTGGGCTTCGCCTACATGGGACTCGGCCGCCGCTCGTAG
- a CDS encoding FAD-binding oxidoreductase, which produces MDKKPSLQVPTGDTSFVPPAPAHRPSFEDEAVDGWGFRDTKFVVQPNGSVVLTGTRYNISNVELPSLMPWFSKKLAAPLGYENRNEPHYPPPVPEALEAPELVAALRAFLQEDQLSDEPTVRLRRGHGHTGAEIWAIRYERLGRVPDLVVFPHSHDEVVRLTEVARAHGACLIPFGGGTNVTEALRLSVHERRFVIAVDMRRMNRVLWVDPVNRTASIEAGATGRHIVTELAKYGLTLGHEPDSLEFSTLGGWIATNASGMKKNRYGNIEDLVLDMRVVTAHGVVERPAVGPRESIGVNPRNFMFGSEGNYGIVTSAVVKLFPVPEVQRYGSVLFPDLGAGLAFLYELQRSGAVPASVRVMDSTQFQFGQALKPATTGAAAQAKSALEKFFVTRVKGFDPDKLAVATIVFEGTRAEVEFQESTLYRIAERHGGMKAGGTNGERGYQLTFGIAYIRDLTFSHWAIAESFETSVPWSRALELYERVRDRIHREHAQRGLPGKPFFTGRLTQVYPSGIAMYFYLGFYAKGVADPVAEYAALEHAAREEILASGGTLSHHHGVGKIRQDFLGEVYSEGALALTREVKKAVDPDNLFGANNHGVKGAVELEAPDAPRTNTRRTGT; this is translated from the coding sequence ATGGACAAGAAGCCCTCACTCCAGGTCCCCACGGGAGACACGTCCTTCGTGCCGCCCGCGCCCGCCCACCGGCCCTCCTTCGAGGACGAGGCCGTCGACGGCTGGGGCTTCCGGGACACGAAGTTCGTGGTGCAGCCCAACGGCTCGGTGGTGCTCACCGGCACGCGCTACAACATCAGCAACGTCGAGCTGCCCTCGCTCATGCCGTGGTTCTCCAAGAAGCTCGCGGCGCCGCTGGGCTATGAGAACCGCAACGAGCCGCACTACCCGCCGCCCGTGCCCGAGGCGCTCGAGGCCCCCGAGCTCGTCGCCGCGCTGCGCGCCTTCCTCCAGGAGGATCAGCTCTCCGACGAGCCCACGGTGCGCCTGCGCCGGGGCCATGGCCACACGGGCGCGGAGATCTGGGCCATCCGCTACGAGCGCCTGGGCCGCGTGCCGGACCTCGTCGTCTTCCCCCACTCGCACGACGAGGTGGTGCGGCTGACCGAGGTGGCGCGGGCGCACGGCGCGTGCCTCATCCCCTTTGGCGGCGGCACCAACGTGACGGAGGCCCTGCGCCTGTCCGTGCACGAGCGGCGCTTCGTCATCGCCGTGGACATGCGGCGCATGAACCGCGTGCTCTGGGTGGACCCGGTCAACCGCACCGCCAGCATCGAGGCGGGCGCCACGGGCCGCCACATCGTGACCGAGCTCGCGAAGTACGGCCTCACCCTGGGCCATGAGCCGGACAGCCTGGAGTTCTCCACGCTCGGCGGGTGGATCGCCACCAACGCGAGCGGCATGAAGAAGAACCGCTACGGCAACATCGAGGACCTGGTGCTCGACATGCGCGTGGTGACGGCGCACGGCGTGGTGGAGCGCCCGGCCGTGGGCCCGCGCGAGAGCATCGGCGTCAACCCGCGCAACTTCATGTTCGGCAGCGAGGGCAACTACGGCATCGTGACGAGCGCCGTGGTGAAGCTCTTCCCCGTGCCCGAGGTGCAGCGCTACGGCAGCGTGCTCTTCCCGGACCTGGGCGCGGGCCTGGCGTTCCTCTACGAGCTGCAGCGCTCGGGCGCGGTGCCCGCGAGCGTGCGCGTCATGGACAGCACCCAGTTCCAGTTCGGCCAGGCGCTCAAGCCGGCCACCACCGGCGCCGCCGCCCAGGCCAAGAGCGCGCTGGAGAAGTTCTTCGTCACCCGGGTGAAGGGGTTCGATCCGGACAAGCTCGCGGTGGCCACGATCGTGTTCGAGGGCACGCGCGCCGAGGTGGAGTTCCAGGAGTCCACGCTCTACCGCATCGCCGAGCGCCACGGCGGCATGAAGGCCGGCGGCACCAACGGCGAGCGCGGCTACCAGCTCACCTTCGGCATCGCCTACATCCGCGACCTGACCTTCTCCCACTGGGCCATCGCCGAGAGCTTCGAGACGAGCGTGCCCTGGAGCCGCGCCCTGGAGCTGTACGAGCGCGTGCGCGACCGCATCCACCGCGAGCACGCCCAGCGCGGCCTGCCCGGCAAGCCGTTCTTCACCGGCCGGCTCACCCAGGTCTACCCGAGCGGCATCGCCATGTACTTCTACCTGGGCTTCTACGCCAAGGGCGTGGCGGACCCGGTGGCCGAGTACGCGGCGCTGGAGCACGCGGCGCGCGAGGAGATCCTCGCCTCGGGCGGCACGCTGTCCCACCACCACGGCGTGGGGAAGATCCGCCAGGACTTCCTCGGGGAGGTCTACTCCGAGGGCGCGCTCGCGCTCACCCGCGAGGTGAAGAAGGCCGTCGACCCGGACAACCTCTTCGGCGCGAACAACCACGGGGTGAAGGGAGCGGTGGAACTGGAGGCCCCGGACGCACCCCGCACCAACACCCGACGGACGGGGACCTGA
- a CDS encoding nucleotidyltransferase family protein: protein MAPSLLDTFRILSSFEPPRGSLREAPWEAYVDWAIAQGLAPLASYNLEYRLPGALAPEWARDRLLSIYSGSVNENVMKLVNFKQCVGELEGRQVLVLGGASFADTLYPHVGFRPVLEIQVLVRSMDVEGFSGYLAQHDFRPEPNEAPHGARKVLSDGRTPIYLYADVLGASRQAELREVFARAQPMKIYGPSVFRPDLEDAVLLVCLEQAREGYQLPWLSFVDLRELVLGAPQMGGLYSRPLDAAVLLERARAWRLERALHTSLSIVARLFPETAPRVQPLLPPLRRATRELLERLVVVPASEVGKMRHVRGSERLRKLLTGQ from the coding sequence ATGGCTCCCAGCCTCCTGGACACCTTCCGCATCCTCTCCTCCTTCGAGCCGCCGCGGGGCTCGCTGCGCGAGGCGCCCTGGGAGGCCTACGTCGACTGGGCCATCGCCCAGGGCCTGGCCCCGCTCGCCTCCTATAACCTGGAGTACCGCCTGCCGGGCGCCCTGGCCCCGGAGTGGGCGAGGGACAGGCTGTTGAGCATCTACTCGGGCTCGGTCAACGAGAACGTGATGAAGCTCGTCAACTTCAAGCAGTGCGTGGGCGAGCTGGAGGGCCGACAGGTGCTCGTCCTCGGGGGCGCGTCCTTCGCCGACACGCTCTACCCCCATGTGGGCTTCCGCCCCGTGCTGGAGATCCAGGTGCTCGTGCGGAGCATGGACGTGGAGGGCTTCAGCGGCTACCTCGCCCAGCACGACTTCCGCCCGGAGCCCAACGAGGCCCCGCACGGCGCGCGCAAGGTGCTGTCCGACGGCCGCACGCCCATCTACCTGTACGCGGACGTGCTCGGCGCCTCGCGCCAGGCGGAGCTGCGCGAGGTGTTCGCCCGCGCCCAGCCCATGAAGATATATGGCCCGTCCGTGTTCCGACCGGACCTGGAGGACGCGGTGCTGCTCGTGTGCCTGGAGCAGGCGCGCGAGGGCTACCAGCTGCCGTGGCTGTCCTTCGTGGACCTGCGCGAGCTGGTGCTCGGCGCGCCGCAGATGGGCGGGCTGTACTCGCGCCCCCTGGACGCGGCGGTGCTCCTGGAGCGGGCGCGGGCCTGGCGCCTGGAGCGCGCCCTGCACACCTCCCTGTCCATCGTGGCGCGCCTGTTCCCGGAGACGGCGCCGCGCGTGCAGCCCCTCCTGCCGCCCCTGCGCCGGGCCACGCGCGAGCTGCTCGAGCGGCTGGTGGTCGTCCCGGCGAGTGAGGTTGGAAAGATGCGGCATGTTCGTGGCTCGGAGCGGCTGCGCAAGCTGTTGACGGGGCAGTGA
- a CDS encoding DUF418 domain-containing protein, whose amino-acid sequence MSPVPPPPDTAAQPVASTDRIVLLDVLRGFALAGVFVSNVFVWFTGMVFVTREQAQAALAAAPWWDTVASQLYSALVSGRFISLFSFLFGLGFSVQLLRAQARGTSINRLYARRLGVMLLIGGVHLTALWYGDILTTYATVGFLLLLFQGLSDRALLRWALVLIFVVPLVIASAMRWLPPLFSGTPGGASEAARASLAQSEAVRLELGRVFKTGGYLEVVRANASFFFGEFIRRIPPMLSALFGRFLLGFLAGRLRLFHDADQHLPFFRKLLRWSLGLGGAASVAILVVNHLVRQKVLLPHGAFQLFLMPVRQLAELGMAAAYASALVLLLQRETWARALRVLAPVGRMALTNYLCQSVLSIVIYYGLGLGLMGQVKPAACIALTLGLFSLQIGFSHWWLARFRFGPAEWLWRSLTYGKAQPMRRESVLGAAAH is encoded by the coding sequence ATGAGCCCCGTCCCACCGCCCCCCGACACCGCCGCCCAGCCCGTGGCGTCCACCGACCGGATCGTCCTGCTGGACGTGCTCCGGGGCTTCGCGCTGGCGGGGGTGTTCGTCTCCAACGTGTTCGTGTGGTTCACGGGCATGGTCTTCGTGACGCGCGAGCAGGCCCAGGCCGCGCTGGCGGCGGCGCCCTGGTGGGACACGGTGGCGTCGCAGCTCTACTCGGCGCTCGTGTCCGGCCGGTTCATCAGCCTGTTCTCGTTCCTCTTCGGCCTGGGCTTCTCCGTGCAGTTGCTCCGCGCCCAGGCCCGAGGCACCTCCATCAACCGCCTCTACGCGCGGCGCCTGGGGGTGATGCTGCTCATCGGCGGCGTGCACCTCACGGCGCTCTGGTACGGCGACATCCTCACCACCTACGCCACGGTGGGCTTCCTGCTGCTGCTCTTCCAGGGGCTGTCGGACCGGGCGCTCTTGCGCTGGGCGCTGGTGCTCATCTTCGTGGTGCCGCTCGTCATCGCCAGCGCCATGCGGTGGCTGCCGCCCCTGTTCTCGGGCACGCCGGGCGGCGCGAGCGAGGCGGCGCGGGCGTCCCTGGCCCAGAGCGAGGCCGTCCGGCTGGAGCTGGGCCGCGTCTTCAAGACGGGCGGCTACCTGGAGGTGGTGCGCGCCAACGCGTCGTTCTTCTTCGGCGAGTTCATCCGCCGCATCCCCCCCATGCTCAGCGCGCTCTTCGGGCGCTTCCTGCTGGGCTTCCTCGCGGGCCGGCTGCGGCTGTTCCACGACGCGGACCAGCACCTGCCCTTCTTCCGCAAGCTGCTGCGCTGGAGCCTGGGGCTGGGCGGCGCCGCCAGCGTGGCCATCCTCGTGGTCAACCACCTGGTGCGCCAGAAGGTGCTCCTGCCGCACGGCGCCTTCCAGTTGTTCCTGATGCCGGTGCGCCAGCTCGCCGAGCTGGGCATGGCCGCCGCCTATGCCTCGGCGCTCGTGCTGCTCCTCCAGCGCGAGACCTGGGCCCGGGCCCTGCGGGTGCTCGCCCCGGTGGGCCGCATGGCGCTCACGAACTACCTGTGTCAGAGCGTGCTGAGCATCGTCATCTATTACGGCCTGGGCCTGGGGCTCATGGGACAGGTGAAGCCCGCGGCGTGCATCGCCCTCACGCTCGGGCTGTTCTCGCTTCAAATCGGGTTCAGCCACTGGTGGCTCGCCCGCTTCCGCTTCGGTCCCGCCGAGTGGCTGTGGCGCTCGCTCACGTACGGCAAGGCCCAGCCCATGCGGCGCGAATCCGTGCTCGGCGCGGCGGCCCACTGA
- the astB gene encoding N-succinylarginine dihydrolase: protein MREYNFDGIVGPTHNYGGLSPGNLASALHGGEVSHPRAAALQGLEKMRFVAGLGVGQGVLPPQPRPSLKALRALGFTGTDEQVITRAAREANHLLRLTSSAAAMWTANAATGAPSEDTADGRMHLTPANLQQMFHRALEAETTHAVLGAIFADERHFAVHAPLPGGGHFADEGAANHTRLVTPGHRAVHLLAWGRSAWRDDVRHPTRFPARQTYEASQALARLHQLDPAQVLLPQQAPEGIDAGAFHTDVLAVGNGGFLMLHALAFADADGLLKTLRERLGEGFTYALAGAEELPAKDAVKAYPFNSQVLTLPDGTMAIIAPEESRDTPSARRFLDRVLAEDNPVQQVHYLDVRQSMNNGGGPACLRQRVWLTDAERAAVKANVFYTPELHTALAAWVTKHYREDLRAQDLADPQLARETLTALDALTGLLGLGSVYDFQR from the coding sequence ATGCGCGAATACAACTTCGACGGCATCGTTGGCCCCACGCACAATTACGGCGGCCTCTCGCCCGGCAACCTGGCGTCCGCCCTGCACGGCGGCGAGGTGAGCCATCCCCGCGCCGCGGCCCTGCAGGGGCTGGAGAAGATGCGCTTCGTGGCGGGGCTGGGCGTGGGCCAGGGGGTGCTGCCGCCCCAGCCCCGGCCCTCGCTCAAGGCGCTGCGGGCCCTGGGCTTCACCGGCACGGACGAGCAGGTCATCACCCGCGCGGCGCGCGAGGCCAACCACCTGTTGCGGCTGACGTCCAGCGCCGCGGCCATGTGGACGGCGAACGCGGCCACGGGGGCGCCCTCGGAGGACACGGCGGACGGGCGCATGCACCTGACGCCGGCCAACCTCCAGCAGATGTTCCACCGGGCGCTGGAGGCGGAGACGACGCACGCGGTGCTCGGCGCCATCTTCGCGGACGAGCGGCACTTCGCCGTGCACGCGCCCCTGCCCGGAGGCGGCCACTTCGCGGACGAGGGCGCCGCGAACCACACGCGCCTGGTGACGCCGGGGCACCGCGCGGTGCACCTGCTGGCCTGGGGCCGCTCGGCGTGGCGGGACGACGTGCGCCACCCCACGCGCTTTCCCGCGCGGCAGACGTACGAGGCCAGCCAGGCCCTGGCGCGGCTGCACCAGCTCGACCCCGCCCAGGTGCTCCTGCCCCAGCAGGCCCCCGAGGGCATCGACGCGGGCGCCTTCCACACGGACGTGCTCGCGGTGGGCAACGGGGGCTTCCTCATGCTGCACGCGCTCGCGTTCGCGGACGCGGACGGCCTCTTGAAGACGCTGCGCGAGCGGCTCGGCGAGGGCTTCACCTACGCCCTGGCGGGCGCCGAGGAGCTGCCCGCCAAGGACGCGGTGAAGGCCTATCCCTTCAACTCCCAGGTGCTCACCCTGCCGGACGGCACCATGGCCATCATCGCGCCCGAGGAGAGCCGCGACACGCCGAGCGCGCGGCGCTTCCTGGACCGCGTGCTGGCCGAGGACAACCCGGTCCAGCAGGTGCACTACCTGGACGTGCGCCAGTCCATGAACAATGGCGGCGGCCCGGCGTGCCTGCGCCAGCGGGTGTGGCTCACGGACGCCGAGCGCGCCGCGGTGAAGGCGAACGTCTTCTACACGCCCGAGCTGCACACGGCGCTGGCCGCCTGGGTGACGAAGCACTACCGCGAGGACCTGCGGGCCCAGGACTTGGCGGATCCCCAGCTGGCGCGCGAGACGCTCACCGCGCTCGACGCGCTCACGGGCCTGCTCGGGCTGGGCAGCGTCTACGACTTCCAGCGCTGA
- a CDS encoding NAD(P)-dependent oxidoreductase: MRIAFLSQNPEYRAFAERLGQRLSAHEVRFQRVPAELDLDGVGAVMAAGCRVGREVLERPSVGFVQTIGTGYENVDVAAASALGVWVANLRANVTGNAESVAEHALLLLLALARRLREAEASLAQGRWAHPVGTSLFGKAACVVGLGDIGALIAVRLQALGMRVVGVRSHPEKGGPEGVQVFGTDRLHDALREADCVVLAARADAHNQNLLDAPALAAMKRGALLVNIARGSLVKPETLEAAVRSGQLGGVGLDVFWEEPVDPRHPLLQLPQVLCTPHVAGLTDVNLAGSLEWAARNLEAFAAGRRPEFLVNAPSTPRAALG; this comes from the coding sequence ATGCGCATCGCCTTCCTCAGCCAGAACCCCGAGTACCGCGCGTTCGCCGAGCGGCTCGGCCAGCGGCTCTCCGCCCACGAGGTGCGCTTCCAGCGGGTGCCCGCGGAGCTGGACCTGGACGGCGTCGGGGCCGTCATGGCCGCCGGGTGCCGCGTGGGCCGTGAGGTGCTGGAGCGGCCCTCGGTGGGCTTCGTGCAGACGATCGGCACCGGCTACGAGAACGTGGACGTGGCCGCGGCCTCGGCGCTGGGCGTGTGGGTGGCCAACCTGCGCGCCAACGTCACCGGCAACGCCGAGTCGGTGGCCGAGCACGCGCTCCTGCTCCTGCTCGCGCTCGCGCGGCGGCTGCGCGAGGCCGAGGCTTCCCTCGCCCAGGGCCGCTGGGCCCACCCGGTGGGCACGTCCCTGTTCGGCAAGGCGGCGTGTGTGGTGGGGCTCGGGGACATCGGCGCGCTCATCGCCGTGCGGCTCCAGGCCCTGGGCATGCGGGTGGTGGGCGTGCGCTCCCACCCCGAGAAGGGCGGGCCCGAGGGCGTCCAGGTGTTCGGCACGGACAGGCTGCACGACGCGCTCCGGGAGGCGGACTGCGTCGTGCTCGCCGCGCGCGCGGACGCCCACAACCAGAACCTCCTGGACGCGCCCGCCCTCGCCGCCATGAAGCGGGGCGCCCTGCTCGTGAACATCGCGCGCGGCAGCCTGGTGAAGCCCGAGACGCTGGAGGCCGCCGTGCGCTCGGGCCAACTCGGCGGCGTGGGCCTGGACGTCTTCTGGGAGGAGCCGGTGGACCCCCGGCACCCGCTGCTCCAACTGCCCCAGGTGCTTTGCACGCCCCACGTGGCGGGCCTCACCGACGTGAACCTCGCGGGCAGCCTCGAGTGGGCCGCGCGCAACCTGGAGGCCTTCGCCGCGGGCAGGCGCCCGGAGTTCCTCGTCAACGCGCCCTCCACGCCCCGCGCGGCGCTCGGCTAG
- a CDS encoding deoxyhypusine synthase family protein gives MRIREFCRTHFKHFNAAALVDASEGYLRHLDGGGKMLVTLAGAMSTAELGISLAEMIRQGKVHALCCTGANLEEDLFNLVAHEFYERVPNYRDLTPQDEQALLERHMNRVTDTCIPEMEAMRRLETAVLEEWVAADKAGERYFPHEFFYRVLRSGKLRERYQIDPRNSWLLAACEKNLPLWVPGWEDSTLGNMYAGHCISGDVKNVHTVRTGIEYMTTLAQWYTETAPRTSVGFFQIGGGIAGDFPICVVPMLHQDLQRTGVPLWGYFCQISDSTTSYGSYSGAVPNEKITWGKLGIDTPKYIVESDASIVAPLMFAYVLDT, from the coding sequence ATGCGCATCCGGGAATTCTGTCGGACCCACTTCAAGCACTTCAACGCGGCGGCGCTCGTGGATGCCTCCGAGGGCTACCTGCGCCACCTGGACGGCGGCGGCAAGATGCTGGTGACGCTCGCGGGCGCCATGAGCACCGCGGAGCTGGGCATCTCGCTGGCGGAGATGATCCGCCAGGGCAAGGTGCACGCCCTCTGCTGCACGGGCGCCAACCTGGAGGAGGACCTCTTCAACCTCGTGGCGCACGAGTTCTACGAGCGCGTGCCGAACTACCGGGACCTCACGCCCCAGGACGAGCAGGCGCTGCTCGAGCGGCACATGAACCGGGTGACGGACACGTGCATCCCGGAGATGGAGGCCATGCGCCGCCTGGAGACCGCGGTGCTGGAGGAGTGGGTGGCCGCGGACAAGGCGGGCGAGCGCTACTTCCCCCACGAGTTCTTCTACCGGGTGCTCCGAAGCGGCAAGCTGCGCGAGCGCTACCAGATCGATCCCAGGAACAGCTGGCTGCTCGCCGCGTGCGAGAAGAACCTGCCCCTGTGGGTGCCCGGCTGGGAGGACTCCACGCTCGGCAACATGTACGCGGGCCACTGCATCTCGGGGGACGTGAAGAACGTGCACACGGTGCGCACGGGCATCGAGTACATGACCACGCTCGCCCAGTGGTACACGGAGACGGCGCCGCGCACCTCCGTGGGCTTCTTCCAGATTGGCGGCGGCATCGCCGGTGACTTCCCCATCTGCGTGGTGCCCATGCTCCACCAGGACTTGCAGCGCACGGGCGTGCCGCTCTGGGGCTACTTCTGCCAGATCAGCGACTCGACCACGAGCTACGGCTCGTACTCGGGCGCGGTGCCCAACGAGAAGATCACCTGGGGCAAGCTCGGCATCGACACGCCGAAGTACATCGTGGAGAGCGACGCCTCCATCGTGGCCCCGCTCATGTTCGCCTACGTGCTGGACACCTGA
- a CDS encoding SDR family oxidoreductase produces MTKPLAGRIALVAGATRGAGRGIATMLGEAGATVYCTGRSVRGEPATDGRPETIEETAERVDALGGRGIPVRVDHSQEPQVKALCERIRREQGRLDLLVNDIWGGESLELGPAFWKQSPAQGWLMMERGVRTHLITSRYAVPLLFESDRGLLVEITDGDSFGYRGNVWYDLAKMSTVRLAFTMARELRRTRVTALAVTPGFLRSEQMLELFGVTEATWRDGAAKDPNFIASETPAFVGRAVAALAADPDVSRKAGRVFSSWGLAREYGFTDVDGSRPDWGAHFERVYGQSGDPADEAAYASWQGGFMTLAFPDWPLD; encoded by the coding sequence ATGACCAAGCCACTCGCAGGACGGATCGCCCTCGTCGCCGGAGCCACCCGGGGCGCGGGCCGGGGCATCGCCACCATGCTCGGGGAAGCGGGCGCCACGGTGTACTGCACGGGCCGCAGCGTGCGCGGCGAGCCCGCCACCGACGGCCGGCCCGAAACCATCGAGGAGACCGCCGAGCGCGTGGACGCCCTGGGCGGCCGGGGCATCCCGGTCCGGGTGGACCACTCGCAGGAGCCCCAGGTGAAGGCCCTGTGCGAGCGCATCCGGCGCGAGCAGGGCCGCCTGGACCTCCTCGTCAACGACATCTGGGGCGGCGAGTCCCTGGAGCTCGGGCCCGCCTTCTGGAAGCAGTCCCCCGCCCAGGGGTGGTTGATGATGGAGCGCGGCGTGCGCACGCACCTCATCACCAGCCGCTACGCGGTGCCCCTGCTGTTCGAGAGCGACCGGGGCCTCTTGGTGGAGATCACCGACGGGGACTCGTTCGGCTACCGCGGCAACGTCTGGTACGACCTGGCGAAGATGTCCACCGTCCGGCTCGCCTTCACGATGGCGCGGGAGCTGCGCCGCACGCGCGTCACGGCGCTCGCGGTGACGCCGGGCTTCCTGCGCTCGGAGCAGATGCTGGAGCTCTTCGGGGTGACGGAGGCCACCTGGCGCGACGGCGCGGCGAAGGACCCGAACTTCATCGCCTCGGAGACGCCCGCCTTCGTGGGCCGCGCGGTGGCGGCGCTCGCGGCGGACCCCGACGTCTCGCGCAAGGCGGGCCGCGTCTTCAGCTCCTGGGGACTCGCCCGGGAGTACGGATTCACCGACGTGGATGGGAGCCGTCCGGACTGGGGCGCGCACTTCGAGCGCGTCTACGGCCAGTCCGGAGACCCCGCCGACGAGGCGGCCTACGCCTCCTGGCAAGGCGGCTTCATGACGCTCGCCTTCCCGGACTGGCCCCTGGACTAG